From the Salarias fasciatus chromosome 16, fSalaFa1.1, whole genome shotgun sequence genome, one window contains:
- the LOC115403635 gene encoding alpha-2A adrenergic receptor-like isoform X1: MTDPNMSSFIFDFGSIYEELNFTYNDSEFFIDPATQPCNPFILPDSVTIVVCVFYVSIFVLAIPGNLVVGLVIGLSKQSLQPSDLYLLHLVVADLLLAVTLPFWATSVTQGWVFGDAMCKIVTVLQELSFYASILFLTCISMDRYLVIVRAMEARRANRQLSDSVRGAVQSEQRRRVAAGHQSAPPRAGLRRPPGHHAALLRGHHKAPAARPRGVPAAARHAGHRVRGGGLPPLLDAVPHRGDGGHLLPDQDRALPVPGAHGGGPGHVRHPEPRPAPQLRQPGAVRVRGPEVQAEAAAALDEDGRDGESVGVQEQQVVPVFRDNLHLHVRTQKCNQRVLKSGVAFPGDCSRTKVGVRKAFSLFPSMEIMLKRNTLILKCMIVSSSDSVKFHLA, from the exons ATGACTG ATCCAAATATGTCCTCTTTCATCTTTGACTTTGGCTCCATTTATGAAGAGCTCAACTTTACTTACAATGACTCCGAGTTTTTCATTGACCCTGCGACGCAACCCTGCAACCCCTTCATCCTCCCGGACAGCGTGACCATCGTCGTCTGCGTGTTCTACGTCTCAATCTTCGTGTTGGCGATCCCGGGAAATCTGGTTGTGGGTCTGGTGATCGGCCTCAGCAAGCAGTCGCTGCAGCCCTCTGACCTCTACCTCCTGCACCTGGTGGTGGCCGACCTCCTGCTGGCCGTCACCCTCCCGTTCTGGGCCACCTCCGTCACGCAGGGGTGGGTGTTCGGCGACGCCATGTGCAAGATCGTCACCGTCCTCCAGGAGCTGAGCTTCTACGCGAGCATCCTCTTCCTGACCTGCATCAGCATGGATCGCTACCTGGTGATCGTCAGGGCGATGGAGGCCCGCAGGGCCAACCGGCAGCTG TCAGATAGTGTGCGCGGAGCTGTACAATCCGAGCAGCGCCGACGAGTGGCGGCTGGCCACCAGAGTGCTCCGCCACGCGCTGGGCTTCGTCGTCCCCCTGGCCATCATGCTGCCTTGCTACGGGGTCACCATAAAGCGCCTGCTGCACGTCCGCGGGGGGTTCCAGCGGCAGCGCGCCATGCGGGTCATCGTGTTCGTGGTGGtggccttcctcctctgctggacGCCGTACCACATCGCGGTGATGGCGGACACCTTCTTCCGGACCAGGATCGTGCCTTACCAGTGCCCGGCGCGCATGGCGGTGGACCAGGCCATGTTCGCCACCCAGAGCCTCGGCCTGCTCCACAGCTGCGTCAACCCGGTGCTGTACGCGTTCGTGGGCCAGAAGTTCAggcagaggctgctgcagctcttgaTGAAGATGGGCGTGATGGAGAGAGCGTCGgtgtccaggagcagcaggtcgTCCCTGTCTTCAGAGATAACCTCCACCTTCATGTGAGAACACAGAAATGCAACCAGCGAGTTTTAAAGAGTGGCGTGGCCTTCCCTGGGGACTGCAGCAGGACAAAAGTTGGGGTCAGGAAAGCCTTTTCCCTTTTTCCCAGTATGGAAATCatgttaaaaagaaatacacTGATATTAAAGTGTATGATTGTTTCAAGCTCAGATAGTGTAAAATTTCATCTAGCATAA
- the LOC115403635 gene encoding C-X-C chemokine receptor type 2-like isoform X2 produces MTDPNMSSFIFDFGSIYEELNFTYNDSEFFIDPATQPCNPFILPDSVTIVVCVFYVSIFVLAIPGNLVVGLVIGLSKQSLQPSDLYLLHLVVADLLLAVTLPFWATSVTQGWVFGDAMCKIVTVLQELSFYASILFLTCISMDRYLVIVRAMEARRANRQLVSWGVCVAVWAVGALLSLPGLFNSSFSSHNSSQIVCAELYNPSSADEWRLATRVLRHALGFVVPLAIMLPCYGVTIKRLLHVRGGFQRQRAMRVIVFVVVAFLLCWTPYHIAVMADTFFRTRIVPYQCPARMAVDQAMFATQSLGLLHSCVNPVLYAFVGQKFRQRLLQLLMKMGVMERASVSRSSRSSLSSEITSTFM; encoded by the exons ATGACTG ATCCAAATATGTCCTCTTTCATCTTTGACTTTGGCTCCATTTATGAAGAGCTCAACTTTACTTACAATGACTCCGAGTTTTTCATTGACCCTGCGACGCAACCCTGCAACCCCTTCATCCTCCCGGACAGCGTGACCATCGTCGTCTGCGTGTTCTACGTCTCAATCTTCGTGTTGGCGATCCCGGGAAATCTGGTTGTGGGTCTGGTGATCGGCCTCAGCAAGCAGTCGCTGCAGCCCTCTGACCTCTACCTCCTGCACCTGGTGGTGGCCGACCTCCTGCTGGCCGTCACCCTCCCGTTCTGGGCCACCTCCGTCACGCAGGGGTGGGTGTTCGGCGACGCCATGTGCAAGATCGTCACCGTCCTCCAGGAGCTGAGCTTCTACGCGAGCATCCTCTTCCTGACCTGCATCAGCATGGATCGCTACCTGGTGATCGTCAGGGCGATGGAGGCCCGCAGGGCCAACCGGCAGCTGGTGAGCTGGGGGGTGTGCGTGGCCGTGTGGGCCGTCGGGGCGCTGCTGTCCCTGCCGGGCTTGTTCAATTCCTCTTTCTCCTCGCACAACTCCAGTCAGATAGTGTGCGCGGAGCTGTACAATCCGAGCAGCGCCGACGAGTGGCGGCTGGCCACCAGAGTGCTCCGCCACGCGCTGGGCTTCGTCGTCCCCCTGGCCATCATGCTGCCTTGCTACGGGGTCACCATAAAGCGCCTGCTGCACGTCCGCGGGGGGTTCCAGCGGCAGCGCGCCATGCGGGTCATCGTGTTCGTGGTGGtggccttcctcctctgctggacGCCGTACCACATCGCGGTGATGGCGGACACCTTCTTCCGGACCAGGATCGTGCCTTACCAGTGCCCGGCGCGCATGGCGGTGGACCAGGCCATGTTCGCCACCCAGAGCCTCGGCCTGCTCCACAGCTGCGTCAACCCGGTGCTGTACGCGTTCGTGGGCCAGAAGTTCAggcagaggctgctgcagctcttgaTGAAGATGGGCGTGATGGAGAGAGCGTCGgtgtccaggagcagcaggtcgTCCCTGTCTTCAGAGATAACCTCCACCTTCATGTGA
- the nabp1a gene encoding SOSS complex subunit B2 isoform X2 produces MAAPTNEALFLIKDVKPGSKNLNIVFIVLEIGRVTKTKDGHEVRSCKVADKSGSIAISVWDELGSLIQPGDIIKLTRGYASIWKGCLTLYTGRGGDLQKIGEFCMVYSEVPNFSEPNPELIAQANQQNKPGKPDQNQRGNSPPNQNSGNGAMPPFANNNNPSSGGNSRDSGFGSAGRPNGRSPGNGGPQSAAAGPPSTTKSSVTISNGRDPRRAKR; encoded by the exons ATGGCAGCGCCAACAAACGAGGCCTTGTTTCTGATAAAGGACGTAAAGCCCGGCTCCAAAAATCTGAATATCGTGTTCATCGTGTTGGAAATAG GACGAGTGACCAAGACGAAGGATGGCCACGAGGTGCGCTCGTGCAAGGTGGCAGATAAGAGTGGCAGCATAGCCATCTCCGTGTGGGATGAACTGgggagcctcatccagcctggGGACATCATCAAGCTCACCAGAGG CTATGCGTCCATATGGAAAGGCTGCCTCACCCTGTACACTGGAAGAGGAGGTGATCTCCAGAAGATTGGAGA GTTTTGTATGGTGTATTCAGAAGTGCCCAACTTCAGTGAACCAAACCCAGAGCTGATAGCCCAAGCAAACCAGCAGAACAAGCCT GGTAAACCTGATCAGAATCAGAGGGGGAACTCTCCACCAAATCAGAATTCAG GTAACGGTGCCATGCCACCATtcgccaacaacaacaacccgtCATCCGGCGGCAACTCCCGCGACTCCGGGTTCGGGAGCGCCGGGCGACCCAATGGTCGGTCGCCCGGCAACGGAGGGCCTCAGAGCGCCGCTGCCGGACCGCCGTCAACCACAAAGTCCTCAGTTACCATTAGCAACGGCAGGGACCCACGACGTGCCAAAAGATGA
- the nabp1a gene encoding SOSS complex subunit B2 isoform X1, translated as MAAPTNEALFLIKDVKPGSKNLNIVFIVLEIGRVTKTKDGHEVRSCKVADKSGSIAISVWDELGSLIQPGDIIKLTRGYASIWKGCLTLYTGRGGDLQKIGEFCMVYSEVPNFSEPNPELIAQANQQNKPGKPDQNQRGNSPPNQNSGTANPPGNGAMPPFANNNNPSSGGNSRDSGFGSAGRPNGRSPGNGGPQSAAAGPPSTTKSSVTISNGRDPRRAKR; from the exons ATGGCAGCGCCAACAAACGAGGCCTTGTTTCTGATAAAGGACGTAAAGCCCGGCTCCAAAAATCTGAATATCGTGTTCATCGTGTTGGAAATAG GACGAGTGACCAAGACGAAGGATGGCCACGAGGTGCGCTCGTGCAAGGTGGCAGATAAGAGTGGCAGCATAGCCATCTCCGTGTGGGATGAACTGgggagcctcatccagcctggGGACATCATCAAGCTCACCAGAGG CTATGCGTCCATATGGAAAGGCTGCCTCACCCTGTACACTGGAAGAGGAGGTGATCTCCAGAAGATTGGAGA GTTTTGTATGGTGTATTCAGAAGTGCCCAACTTCAGTGAACCAAACCCAGAGCTGATAGCCCAAGCAAACCAGCAGAACAAGCCT GGTAAACCTGATCAGAATCAGAGGGGGAACTCTCCACCAAATCAGAATTCAGGTACAGCCAACCCACCAG GTAACGGTGCCATGCCACCATtcgccaacaacaacaacccgtCATCCGGCGGCAACTCCCGCGACTCCGGGTTCGGGAGCGCCGGGCGACCCAATGGTCGGTCGCCCGGCAACGGAGGGCCTCAGAGCGCCGCTGCCGGACCGCCGTCAACCACAAAGTCCTCAGTTACCATTAGCAACGGCAGGGACCCACGACGTGCCAAAAGATGA